The nucleotide window ACCAAGCGCATTTCAGGGCCAGTCTTCAAATACGTGCTGAGTGGACGTTTGGGAAATTGGATCCAGGCTTTGAGGTGGAAGTTTTTCTTTTGGGGCTGTTGCGTGGGGAAGATAAAACTCTTCACCCAGTCTGTCTCGAACCGGAAGAGTGTGGATTTTCCCCCAGCGACTTTCTGTCAGTGCGTGCTGACGTGGCGTCATATTTAGCTTTGGATGGTGAGCGCAATCTCATTTCGACAACTGAAGCCGGGGATGATGCTATTCGCGGGCGACGGAACTTTCGCGCGGTCAGAGCTGCGGTATTAAAAGCCCTACAGGGCGGATTCGAACGACGGGATCGGAGCTACTTCTTTTCTGGTTTCGCTCCGGTTGATCAATACGATGTGGGAGTGGTTTTATCTCTGAAGCACAAGGATGGGCTTGAGGGCTATCGTCTTCCCAAGTCTCATGCAGATGATCGATTCCGTGTTCCTTTGTCGATAGTTGAGGCAGTCGCTGAGGAGTTCTTGCAAGGATGTTTGGAGTCTCTTCACGTCCCTCAACCAACGTTGGTGACCGACTGGCGTGGGCACAGAGAAGAGGAAATTCTGCGCCAAGCAGCGAATCGGCTCATGGAGCTTCCGAACTTTGCGGCGGGCAGCTTTGAGGGACTCTATGGTCTCTTCTCGGCGTGCAATTTTATTTCCTCACTTACATATGAGGGCGGAGAGTCGGTTGGGTCGATGATCGTTGCACCGGCCGAGCATCCCAATGTCAGATCAACGCTCCAACTTGTTAATCCTGTGAGGCTCCAAAAATACCGTGCGACGCGGAAGTTGTTGGAGATCGCGACACGAGGGGATTCGATCATATCCGATGGCGCACACGTTACCGGTTTTGGCAAGATGGTGGGAAATTATGATCAGGCTCGTAGCGACTTGTTTTTGATTCGGTTCTCCGGGCACCATCAATGGGAATTGCTACATGGAGATCATCTGATGATGCGGGTCAGGCAGGAGTTGCCGCGCCTAGCTGTGCCGCCTATTAATCGAGCGGATTTTTTCTCGCGTTTCAAAGTGCTCATTCCCGATCTATCAAGGGTGAAAGTAGGCTCACTTTTTGATCTTGCTCTATCGGCTTGTAGTCAGCGGAGCGGTACTATCTTGGTTATCACTCCGTCGGCCAAAGATGAAGCTCGTCGGCTGGCCGCTCAAGGTACGATGATTGTTCCTACGGTCGCTAGTTCATCTATGCTGGATAGCGTCACGTCGATTGATGGAGCTGTGCTGCTGGATGTGGACGGTGTTTGCCATGCGATAGGGGTAATCCTTGATGGTCTGGCTGTGGAGAACGGCGATTCCGGACGAGGAGCGCGTTACAATTCCACGCTTCGTTATATTGCTGCCATGCGAGAGAAGGGGATTGCGTGCATAGGAATTGTGGTTTCGGAAGACGGGACGGCTGAGATTATGCCCAGATTGCCTCGGCAGATCAGCCGTGATTTGGTTGTCCAAAAAGAATCCGAAATGGATCAAATGCTAGGCACAAGCTTTGATCTGGAGAAGGGCTTTGGGCTCATTAAGTGGCTTGATGAGAACCGGTTTTACTTGTCAGAGATCGCCTGCGACAAGGCTAATAGGTTTTGCGTTAAACACAACGAAGAGCTGTGGAAGGATCGAGGAATGCAGATTCACCGAGTCGAGTTTAAGCGCGATCCAGAGATGTCGGACGCTTTCTTTGCTGAAACACCTTAAAAGCTGTGGATTGAATCCCGCTCAAGCTGGGGCGGGATTCAATGTCTCTTCAGGACAATTTCTTAAAGACAATGCAGCAATCGTGACGAACCTGGATCCCGTCCAGCGGAAGGCGGCGCTGACGCATCGGGATGATGTCACTCCAGCAGTTCTTCTGCTCGTTCATGATCACAGTTCTGATCTGTCCGAGTCGGCCTTCCATGTTCATGACATCGCGGCAGATCGGAATGTAGCGACCATCGCGATGAAGGTCACCGATCAAGATAGCAAGCCTGCCACCGGGATTGAGCGCTTTGTAGCAGCGAGCGAGGCAGGTCTCGAGGCGTTCGAGGAATTCCTCGTAGGTTGCCGCGCTGCTGAGATCGCCGGGGCGATGGCTATAGCGGATTAGGTTCCAGTAGGGTGGATGAATCCACACGAGGTCGAACTTTCCTGGCAAGTCCTGCTCGGCGAGGTTGAACCCTTGGTTGAGGTCGCCACCCCAGTAAGCGATACCCGCTCCTCCGGTGTTGAAGTCTGCGATGCAATCGCGGGTTGTGCCGGAGCCCATCATTGGATCGGCCACGGATTTGGCGCCGTATCGTAGGACAAGGTCAGCAAAGATGCGGCCATCGCAATTGCCACCGTAGCGGTTGCTACCCCACTGGTTGGCACGTTTCGGGTTGGATACCACCGATGTGGTAATTGGTGAGAGAGGAAGTTTCAGTGTCATTCATGACTCCATTTGTTAGAGGTTGGATTGCCCCGCCTTGCGGCGGGGCAAGGGCGGCCTAGTACTGGCCGGCCGGAGGATTGATTGTCGATCCGGCTGGTTCGCTTTCAGGGGCGGATCCTGAGTTTGCAAAGATCCATACGTAAGCGAGGTCCGCGCATTTGATGACGCGGGGAAGATCGTTTCGACCGAAGGATTGAGTGTCCTTCCAAGTGTTGCCGTCGCGGTATCCGCGGCTGAGGCTCACGCTGTAGCGTATGCCATTCTCGGACTGGTTCTGCCAGATGGTGGCCTTGATTGATCCGAAGCGGACTTCATGGGCTGGTCTATTCTTCGAAGAGTTCTCGTTTGTTTGTGACATGGTGTTTTCCTTTAAAGTTGGTTTCTCCCTCATGGGATTGCAGACTTCGAAGCAGGCCTTCAGGCGGGCCTGTCACCGTTCGCGGTCGCAACGGAGTGAAGATATGCGCCAGCAATTGACTGGCCTGACGGGTCTGCTCTCCTGCACATCCCTCAATCATCAGGGAGAAGCCCTTGGAAAAGCCGTCACGGTAGGGGGCTCTGAGGAGTGCTTCTCCAGCCTTTTGCGAGATGGCAGGTCAAGGTATCTCGGCTTCCGGCTGGCAGAGTGGTTACTGCCGGGGGACGGTGCTGCTGGATCCTCGGGCTTGCGGAAGTCGAGAGTCTAATGCTGTCAGAGTGGTGGCGCCGAGCGCTGATTCTGCCTTCAGGCTTGAACTGGACTCGGAATGTTCTGAGCTAGCGCGATGGGAGCGGCTTCAGACGATGAAAGGTATCTCTGCTACGAGTGCGTGGGCGATCAGTATCTCCGGAACGAGATCCAAGGGCAGGGGAAGATTAGGAAGTGCTTCCACTGCAAGACCCGGCGGAACGCCTGCAATATCAAGCTCGTGGCCACGAAGGTGGAGCGGGTGTTCGAAAGCCATTTTGTCCGGACTGACACGGAACCATCGGCATGGGAGTACACGCTCATTAAGGAGATGGACTACGACTGGGACCGGGAAGGTGAGCCTGTGAGTGCAGTGGTCGCCGAGATTGCCGGCGTGGACGATGAGGTTGCGGATGCAATCGTTGAGGAACTGGAAGACCGCCACAGCGATTTTGATTCGGCCGCGATGGGGGAAGAGTGTGAGTTTGATTCCCAGTCGCACTACGCTCCACGCCTGTTAGACGGCTACAACCGGTACCATCAGAGCTGGAATTCGCTTGAGGAGCGGCTGCGGCACGAATGCAGATTCATCGGACGATCATCACAGGCAATTCTGGATGAAGTTTTTGCCGAGGTTGAGTCGCTGGTGACTCGGGAGGGAGGGCCTGTGGTGAGACTTATTGGTCCTGGAACCACGTTCGGAGAACTGTTTCGCGCTCGGGTTTTCCAGTCCATCATTGGCCTGGAAAAGGGGTTGGCCCGCCCGGATCTTGAAGTCGGTCCACCCCCTTTGGGGCAGGCCTCAGCGGGGCGAATGAACGCCCAAGGTATCTCCGTCTTCTATGGAGCCCTTGATGCGGGGACGGCTTTAGCAGAGGTTCGTCCGCCTGTAGGGGCCAACGTCATAGTCACCAAGTTTCGAGTAACAAGAGATCTACGAGTGTTGGATGTCGCCGCGTTGAAAGAAATCATCACTCGGGAGAGCTACTTCGATCCGCGGCATCAGCAATTGCTGGAGCGCGCGGCATTTCTGGGAATCTTGGCCGGGAAGATGACGGCACCCGTACTGCCGGGAAATGAGGGCTCTCAGTATCTCGTGACGCAGGTTGTTGCCGACTACCTTGCCTCCGAACACGATCTGGACGGGATGATTTACCCCTCGGTTCAGGTGACCAACGGAGTGAATGTGGTTCTCTTTCATCGGGCGTCTAGGGTGGCGGCAATTGACCTTCCGGAGGGAACTGAGATCGAAATTGAACCCGACGGATGGGACGAAGACGGTCCTAGCGACGATTTCCTTGTTGTTGAGAGGGTGCCTGGTGTCGTTCCGCCGCCTGCGAGGCCTGCTCATGAAGGAGCCGACAATTCGTTTCTACTTGGTATGCTGCTCTCGATGGAGTCAGGCGACCTGAGACAAATTAGTCTGGAGATTCTTTTGGACCAAACTGAAGTTCGGAGAGTCAGGTCCGTTGTGTTCCACACTGCCGAGTCCGGGGTTCGTCGAGTAAGGCGAGAAGGAGAAGAGTGACTGTAAGCGTAACCGAACACCGGGCACGGCAGACAAGCTCTTCAAATTGATGATCGGCGGTGTCCTGGTTCGGACACCGCCCTATTTCAAGAGTGCTTGTCGAACTCTGTGCTTATCGGGTGGGAGCTTCTGCTCTCCTTGGCCAGAGCAAGTCCACGCCCACTCCGGCACCCCAAGGGGCAACGCGGCTTCCTTTCCTGATTACCCGAACGGCACGTTGCGCCGCTTGCTTGGTAAAAACCCTTGGGGCGGCTTGCCGCGCCCAGTTCCGAGCCTGCTGCATCTTCGGATGAGGGCGGGAGTAAGGTGGCGTGCTGTGGGCGAACTGCGGTGGCGGCGGGGTAGGGCGGTAGTAGCGCCCCTGTTGTGCGTTGCTGCTACCAGTCAGAACTATTGTGGCGATGAATGCTGATGTGAGGTATCTCATTCTCAATTGGGGGTTAGGACGATGGCAGCTACTCCAGTTAATGCTGAGCGCAAGGGAACCGGCGTGAGAAACCGAATAATTACCTCTTCCGGTAGTACCGCACGCTGGCTTTTGACCGTTAGAAGAGATTTAGCTGCTGGGTCGCCGGCAACTTGCTACAGATCTCGGACCTTACGAATTCCTTCGGGGTCATCGTCGCAAAGGTCTTCAACGGCACAAACATCGAACGATAGCCCGTCTCGGTGACGCCGGGAAGCGGACCGTCGTGCCTGACCTCGAGATGGGCAGACCAATGGCTGATGTGGAATGGGCGGAAGCGGACGCGAAATGTCCAGGGCGGCGCGTTGAATTCGGCGCTGCTCCAGCCTGCGAGGGTAAGCTCTCCATCGGTCTTTGGCGCGACTTCGTCGAAACATGCTGCCATGCAATCAAACCCCAGCTCCCGGAAATGTGTCCAACAGAGCGATTTGAGTTTGGATAGGGGTAGATTCTCTTCTTCAGGCTTTTCGGTGGCGATCGTCACGGCCTCGGGGAAGAGTTCCGCTGCTAGCGCTCGTAGTTCATCTAGGGTCAAGTGAGGCCTCCGTCGGGTTAAAGGTTTAAGAGGAACTGGCCGCGGCCATCGTCCGGGTCGAAGTGTCGCTGTGGGATCTCCATATCGGGCGTGGTTTGGGCAACAGAGCCGGCGAGGTCCTTCAGCCTGCCCAAAGCTTGGCGCTGATCTTCGCCTACTCGGTGCCAGTGCACATTTTTCCATGCACGCGTGACGGTCATGCGGATGGTATCGCCGAGTACTACATGCGCGGGAACGCCCCAGAGGGTGAGGTTGATGTAGCACATGTCGGTGGCAACAGGGTTGATGTCCTGAGCTGTAATCCGCAGTAGATCGACCGAGTCGGGGGCGAAGAGCTGAGCGAGGGCGAGTGCCATTCCGCCGCTTCCGCAAGCTGGCTCATTGACGGAGATTGGGACTCCCTTGCGCTTCACCTCCTCCACATCAACGGTCATCCGTGCGATCAACTGCGAGATCTCAGGTGGTGTGTAGAATTCGCCGCGAGCCTGTTTTGAGGAATGAGCCGCGCATTCGAGATAGAAAGGCCCGAGCAGATCGGTGAATGGGTGCTGCTCCATCTCCTGCACCAGCTTGGCAAATGCGAGTGAGAGATCGCTGAGTTCATCTCGGCTGTACGCCTTCGCGGTATCGAGATATTCCTCCTCGCGACGACCGATGGCTAGCGAGCATGCGGCGATTCGGCAGAAATCGGAAAATACAGTAACGGTTGCACCCTTTGTCCGCGCAATGCTTAGTAATACGGATCGGAAACCTTCATTCGACAAGTAATTGCTCCATTGATTGTCCGACCGTTCTAGTGCCCAGCGAGCACATAGGTTGGAAAATTGTGTGGCGGCACCGTGAAGGTGCCGCCACATTCATGCCCTACCATGAAGCTTGGTAGTATACGTGGCGCCGCCAGTCGTTGGCCTGCAGCCACGCGATGGCCTTGGTCAGGATCTCGATGTCTTCAGCCCTCTGCTCGGCGTCGTTGGTGCTTTCGCCAAAGAAGAAGCCGGTTGTTTTCGGCAGTCTTCCCTCGCGGACGGCTAAGACGAGCTGTGCGAGATCGTCCTCATCCAAGTAGATTGGCCTGCAGTCGTCTTCGCCGTCTGAGAAGTTCTCGACGATGAATCCATGCAGGTCTGGATGCTTCCGCCAATAGCCTAGCTCAAAGTTCTTCGATTTCAGACGATAGCCCCCTTCGCATTGGTTGTTCTCTGGGTTTGTCCAATCGGTGGAGAGGTGTTCCTCCCCGGTTAGATACATATCAAGGCCCATTTGGCCCTCCTTTTAGGTTGGTTTCTCCCTGATGGGATTGCCCTCGCGAAAGCTGACCCCTAGACGCGGAGGTCACCGGAACGGCTGAAACAAAGTGGAGGAACCGCAGGCAGGTTTGACGCCCGCGGCGGGTCAGCTAAGAGCAATGCCGACCATAGGAAGGGAACCAACCGTGGTGGGGTCAAAGGCGGTCGATGCGAGGCATCTCCATCCGGAGAGCGGGGCCGCCCGATTGGGCTTGGCCGGGAATCGCTTGATCGATCCCGGGCAGCCTATCTGGGGCGTCAACGGGATCTTCCAAGGATATAGTCGGTCGCTTTCTGTCCTTCGGAGGCTGCGCGGACAACCCAGCTCTTGGCCTCCTTGGTTCGTAGGGCGTCCGACCAGCCCTTGATGTAGGCGGCCGAGTTTTCAATTTCCTCTTCGATGATGCCGGCATGGGCATTCAGAAATGAAGCGGTCATCTCGGCAACGAGTTCTTCCTCGGCGTAGGTCTTTTGAGCAGTGTCGCCAGCGGCATTAATGCCTCGGTTTTCCAGCAGTGATTTGCGGGCTAGGCGCGATGCGTGGCCGGTCGAGTGCGCCAGTTCGTGGAAGAGGGTGGTATACAGGGCGACTTCGTTTACGAAGTAACGGTTTGCCGGCATGTGAACAGAATCGGTTGATGGCCTGTAGCAGGGGACAGCGCTCCCCTCACTGATTGACGGAGGGTTCGGCATGCCTTCGATGATTGCGCGGGCGCGATTGGTCCTCTCGCTAACAGAGAGCTCTGGAAGTTCCTCCGGTTCAGGAAACGCGATTCCATCGATCTGTGACGCATGGAAGACAGTGTAGGCTTTCAGGTAACCGCGCTTAAGGGATTTGCCTTCCTCGGGCTCGATTTGTTCATTGGCTTTCTCATAGGTGCCGTACTTCACGACAAGGAAGCCGCGCTCACCCTTGCGGACGTGTCCCCCAAGTTCCTTCGCCTGAAGGAAGGTCAGGAAGTATGGCGACGTGAATCTCTGCGATCCTAGGAGCAGGACGTTGATGCCGTTGTATTCCTTCTGGGTGGAGAAGTTCTTTGGGAACCCGGTTTTTGAGAAGTATGGCGACTTCCAGGGGACTACGCCGTTCTCCAGGTGGTCGAGGATTCGGTTGGTGATCTGCTCATATACATTCTGCAATTGCTACTCCATGGTTGTTGGCCATGGAGTTCTAGCGCCCCCTAGGAACATAGGTAGAGTGGCAGCTCTCATCGTGCGGCGGTGGGCCTTCTTTTGCCCGCGAGCGAATGGCTGCTCTGCGTCCGTCGCTTGACTACTCAAACCGGTAAAAACTGGCTGTTTCTGCCCTGTCAATCGTTCAGAGGCTGTGGGACATTTGACTCACTGTTAGGCAATGTGGCACGATTGAACCCATTCGAGCCACAAAGAG belongs to Luteolibacter ambystomatis and includes:
- a CDS encoding DNA methyltransferase codes for the protein MTLKLPLSPITTSVVSNPKRANQWGSNRYGGNCDGRIFADLVLRYGAKSVADPMMGSGTTRDCIADFNTGGAGIAYWGGDLNQGFNLAEQDLPGKFDLVWIHPPYWNLIRYSHRPGDLSSAATYEEFLERLETCLARCYKALNPGGRLAILIGDLHRDGRYIPICRDVMNMEGRLGQIRTVIMNEQKNCWSDIIPMRQRRLPLDGIQVRHDCCIVFKKLS
- a CDS encoding RES family NAD+ phosphorylase codes for the protein MGDQYLRNEIQGQGKIRKCFHCKTRRNACNIKLVATKVERVFESHFVRTDTEPSAWEYTLIKEMDYDWDREGEPVSAVVAEIAGVDDEVADAIVEELEDRHSDFDSAAMGEECEFDSQSHYAPRLLDGYNRYHQSWNSLEERLRHECRFIGRSSQAILDEVFAEVESLVTREGGPVVRLIGPGTTFGELFRARVFQSIIGLEKGLARPDLEVGPPPLGQASAGRMNAQGISVFYGALDAGTALAEVRPPVGANVIVTKFRVTRDLRVLDVAALKEIITRESYFDPRHQQLLERAAFLGILAGKMTAPVLPGNEGSQYLVTQVVADYLASEHDLDGMIYPSVQVTNGVNVVLFHRASRVAAIDLPEGTEIEIEPDGWDEDGPSDDFLVVERVPGVVPPPARPAHEGADNSFLLGMLLSMESGDLRQISLEILLDQTEVRRVRSVVFHTAESGVRRVRREGEE
- a CDS encoding N-6 DNA methylase; translated protein: MSNEGFRSVLLSIARTKGATVTVFSDFCRIAACSLAIGRREEEYLDTAKAYSRDELSDLSLAFAKLVQEMEQHPFTDLLGPFYLECAAHSSKQARGEFYTPPEISQLIARMTVDVEEVKRKGVPISVNEPACGSGGMALALAQLFAPDSVDLLRITAQDINPVATDMCYINLTLWGVPAHVVLGDTIRMTVTRAWKNVHWHRVGEDQRQALGRLKDLAGSVAQTTPDMEIPQRHFDPDDGRGQFLLNL
- a CDS encoding ArdC family protein; the protein is MQNVYEQITNRILDHLENGVVPWKSPYFSKTGFPKNFSTQKEYNGINVLLLGSQRFTSPYFLTFLQAKELGGHVRKGERGFLVVKYGTYEKANEQIEPEEGKSLKRGYLKAYTVFHASQIDGIAFPEPEELPELSVSERTNRARAIIEGMPNPPSISEGSAVPCYRPSTDSVHMPANRYFVNEVALYTTLFHELAHSTGHASRLARKSLLENRGINAAGDTAQKTYAEEELVAEMTASFLNAHAGIIEEEIENSAAYIKGWSDALRTKEAKSWVVRAASEGQKATDYILGRSR